GTAGTGCTGGGCCTGTGCGCTCTGGAGCCCACCGTCTGAGCCTGAGTCCGAACCCTGGCTCTGCACTTAGCAGCAGCattgccttgggcaagtcattcaatctctctgtgcctccattttctctactgtgaaatggggctaatgatcacatcttcctcctgggattgttgtgagcattaaagcAGATAATATGTGAAGAGTTTAGCACAGTGTCCAGTACATAGCACTAGAAGATGGCAGTCCCTAAAGTGATTGACAGAGTAGGGTCTGGAGCCATGAAACTGGTTCCTGGAGAAGTGGATGATCCCTGCCAGCCCTGCGTGAGGTCTACACGATTCAGGGAAGAGGCAGAGGTGGCTGGGGGGGTTGGGGTGGTGGCTGGGAAATGGTCTGGAGAGTTAGCGTGTCATTGCTCAACCCCGCATGTGGGGCTCATACTTCCTGTTTTCAGTGTCTGTGAGCCCTGATGCTGGAGCTGCTCATGCTGGAACAAGATCTTTCTTGGCCCCTGGGGGAAATGCAGAGGCTGAGCAGCAACTCAGCCTGGGCTGGGCCCCTTAGCTTCACATCATGCCTTTTCTTTCCTAGCAAGTTTCAGCTCCCACAAAACAATACCAATGTAACCTTGGagtggaagaggggagggggtTCCCATTCAATTCTACAAAAATTTACATACCTTTGTAATAATAGCCACTGTTTTTGTGCCTTTTCTAGGTGCCAGGATTATGCTAAGAGACTTATGAACTCATGAATCTTTATAACAATCCTagaaggtagatattattatcttttttacagatgaggaaactgaggcacagagaggttaagagtctttcccaagtcacacagcttgtgTTAGAGCCAGGATTGTAGTCCAGGCCACCTGACTCCAAAATCCATGCTCTGAACCACCGCATCATACTGAATAAGACAACGTGCTAGATTATGGGGATTAAAAACTGGGTCCTTGCCCTCCAGGGGCCCATGGACTAGGGAAGCCTGGGAGACCTTGCATCCCCAAACCCCACTCAGAAAACTGACTGTTCATGCAGGGAACACATGCTGACCACGTCTTGAATTTAATGGGCTTTTCACATAATCTGGCCAATTGTCCCCACAGGATGTCAATCAGGGGTGATAATCAGAAACACCTGGGGAGACCTGGCACCAGCCCTGACCTGAATCACAATCTCTATGGGTGGAGCATAggcttgtttatatttttaaaagattctcaGATGACTTGCTTAAGAAACACTGCCAAAACCCATCAAAATAGCTTGGAAATTCCAATATTTTGGCATCCAGCTATATCTCCTGGCCTGCCTTCTATACCCTAGTTCTTCAGAAGCTGATGTTTAGTTCAAAATATATGGTCACATCCATTAAGATATCACCCAGCTTTAGATTCTGAGCCCCCTGATATTAGGGATAGCAATGACTAGTCATGAGCTCCATTAATACACTGAGAAAACTCAGCACCAGCCCCACGCACAGATGATGGGAAATTACGTTTTCTGTTCCCTGAATGCCACAGACTCAAGCTGAGCTGGGTTTTGGATCAGCAATTTTCACTCATGCAGATGTTCTCCTTGGTTGAGATCAGCCCAAGGGATCATTGGGGTGGAGTGAAGAGAATATGGTGGGACTAATTCCCAAGAGGATCACCGTGTACAGTTGTATAAGATGTACACTGCACAAAGGCTTCAGGCTGAGGAGGGAATTGGGAATTGATACCCAGCCTGCACACTAAGCTGTGGACCCCTGACTTGGGGCATCTTTTTGTACTTTATGTGCTATGGAGGGCCTTCTCTACAACTCTCCTAGCCTCTacttcccaaagccccattaaGTCCAGAGATGCAACTCCACAAGAAACTCTGGGGTGCATGCCACCATCGTCATGTTCAACTTTTTATGCTCCCCAACTCCCTCACATACAAGCACCAGGGAAGAGCCAAAGTCTtcagaaaaatcacattttattgatcatctttattcaaaattataaaaatagatataaataaaaataacagaatataattattaaatagtCAGTGTACAGGAGTGGTCCTCACCCCACTCAGTGAGGATTGGATGAACTCGGCTAGAAGGTCAGAAGAGATAACTGGCCAAGAAAGGGACATCAGTGTGAAAGTGAGACTGAGACACCTAGTGCGGGTCCCGGGCCATGCCCCAGAATGATACATCCATAGGCATTGTCAGGTGGGAGACCCAAGAGGCCCCAGGAGTGACCCATGACCTCTCCAGACAGACTGTTCTACGTGGCATCACAGTCCATACAGTTTAGGGAAATATCTAGACTTGCAGTCAGACACAGGAACACACCAGCTCACATTGAGACTCACagtgcatgcacacatgtgcaaatatacacacacacatataatattACCTGATACATTCATGGAATGCCAGAGCCCTTCTTTCAAGTCATTAGTGTCTCTAATCCCTAAACCACTGTTCCCACACTGGCCAAGCTCCCTGAAGAGACCTCAGTTCTGTTACACTTCGTAATGGGGAAATTATTCATTTCCCAACAATGGGCCTCACGAATGCCCACTGCTGGGGGAGCTGGCTCTCCTTCCACCCATGCACAGGAGATGCCATTGTTAACTCCAGGAGGCTTCAGTCCAGAAAAAGACAAACTACTGGTCAATACCATCCTGGGTCAGGACCACCCCTCCATCCTGGCCAGGAGGTATCTGGGCGCCCAGCACCCAGGCCTGTATCTGAGGGTAAAGCTATTTTCGCTCACCCTGGTGGGCAGCACAAGTAAAACCATCTCTGCAGAGCCTATGTTCCTCAGTCTCTTCCTTATATATAGCTGGTACAGGTGGCTCTACTGCAAAAATCATGGTCAATGTGGGAGGGTGGTGCCCCTCTCCTCCCTTGGCTCCCTGGGGGCCCTCAGAGGGCTAGGTCATTCTCTTCCTCGGTGTGAGTGCGGATCCAGGGCAGGAAGCGTGAGATCCTCGTGTAGACGCCTGGCTTGTCCTTCATGGCACATCCACGGCCCCAGCTCACGATCCCAGTCAGAGTCAGGCGGCCTTGGATGGGGCATACCAGCGGGCCCCCTGAGTCTCCCTGTTAAGCCAAAGACACAAAAGGTGAAccctgggagaagagaggaggcgGCCATCTGGTCCTAGCACCCAATCATGCCTGAGAGAGAAGGGAGTTTCCTAGAGTCAAAGTGCTTAGTGACTCCCCATTTCCTACCACACCAAGTTTAAAATCCTCTGCTTGGCTTTCAAAGCCCTATTATCTGCCACTATTCCATCTACATTCTCagaccctccttctcctccccgcTCTGTgctcattctcatttttttatctttcaattgaactgctctcttttcttctctctgcctcctcagtTTCCTATTGAATCACATTCTCTTTAAAGCCTCCCTTGTGTGACCATCCAGTGGGCACTCACCTCTCTCCTACTGATCATTTATAATTCACACCACACCCTGAGTACTGAGTTGtattattttctattgttttctctttcttagtcCCCCTCCCTCACCTAGTCtgaagtgcctagcacagagccagGCTCATGACAACTGTTTGATAAACGTATAAGGATTTAAGCCTTTTAAGACCTGGGCTCCTGATTCTGGGTTTTGGGGGCTTTGGCTGGAGAGACACCTCCCAAAGCTGACAGGGACAGGCCCAGGAGCCCCGGGGAGATTTGGAGATGATGGAGAGAGATGCTTGGAACTCTCACCTGGCAGGAATCTGTTTCCCAATGAGGGTCAGCAGCACACAGCATTTTGGTGGTGACTTCAGAGCCGTAGTAGTGGGGCTGCTGACACTCCTGGTGGGAAACCAGCTTCACAACAGTCATTTTCAGCTGTTCTGGATAGAGATAGCCAGCTAGATGGAAGAAACAGGGGGAATTTATGTAAAGATGTATCTGTCTAGCCCTCCCACTGGGATTTTCTGCCAGGGAGGGGACCAAAAAGTGTCCCTACCAGAGAAAGCCCTTATTCTTTTTCCACCCAAATCTGAGCCTTTACCCCATCTATAGCCCCTCACCCCCCATCTATTTACCTTTATGATCCATCATTTTCTAAACAATGTTCCCCACTGCATCCCTGGACCCATCTGCTGCCTCCACGATGCTCCCGTCTCTATCTCCACAGTCCTCCCTTGATCAAGCTGAGCTCACTTCTAGGTTACAACACTCCCCCAAGACCCTCAGGCAGCCCCAAATATCACTTACTGGAAGTCTCTTTTCCAAAGCCAGTGATCTCACAGTTTGTGCCAAAATGGTCATCGCCATATGGTGGGGGCAGGCAGATGGTCTGTATGGACCGGGATGGCTGTGCACACTGGCCCGAGCTGGAACTGATCTTCAgcaaggctgggggaggggcaagggGTCAGGTGGTCACCATCTCTCCCCACCAAATGCTGAGGGAGTGGCTTTCTATCCCTAGGTCAATTAGGGTCAGGGCTCATCCTGGGAGATCTGCTGATAGCTTGTCACCCAAAAGAAGCCTCCCCTGTCCCATGCCTCGAGGGCTTTGTCCCAGCTCCTACAAAGGCTGGGACACCCAGGGCTGACACATACAACTGTATGGGTTTTTTTCTGCAAAAACCCCTGGCTGAGGTAGCTGGGCTAAAATCCAGCCCAATGCTCTCTCCAACTTCTATATCCTGGGACAGACAGAGGCTGCATTCAACAAAGGAAGGGGCATTCCAGCCCAAGCCATATGCCCAAGGGGCCACTGCCACCCAGAGGAGGTTATCTGTTTGGAAATTCAGGAACTCTACAGAGGAGCACCAGGCACCTCATATGTGTCACTCTGAATCCTTCTCCATCACTCCCTTTGTTGTATAAAGCAGGGTCTTCAAGTTCCCCTACAACCTCAACCTCCCACCTGAGTCTCTTCTTGGACCCCACTTCCCCTAACCATCCTTATTATGGCAGTTGAGGGTTTTCCACTCACCGATATCATTGTGGTGAGCAAGTGTGTCAGCACTATAGCCCTCATGCAAGATGAGCTTTTCCACCTCAAACTTCATCTCCCCAGGCGTCTCGGAGTTAAGACTTGACCGACCCAGGTAGACAGTGTAGTCCTCTTTCTTTGGGTGATTACTGTGGGAGGGAAGACCTGTCAGACAGTCTGATCTCATGAGATCCTGTCACTTCCCCTCCACACCACCTCAGAGCATGACTTGTTCCCAAGGCCATGGGCTGCACGGAGAGGGGCTGAGAACTGAAGTGGAACCTTTCGCTGGGAAAGAGAAAGGGATGTGTTCGGGGtagggcaggagggtcagagagaAGAGACGGGGGGACGTACATGAAGCAGTGTGTGGCGCTGACCACCCAGCAAGGACTGATGAGGCTGCCGCCGCAcaagtaagtgacagagcctCCGCGGTGCCTCTTATAGATGGCCGCAAACCAGGGCTGGTTCTCGATGGTGGTGAATTCTCCCCCAACAATCTTAAAGCGGGGCCTCAGAGCCTTCTGACCACATTGAAATTCTGCTTTTTCCGGAGGAGAGGGGGTACTTTTTcctgaaggagaaaaagagggaTGTCTTGGGGAGGCAGGTAGGATAAAGTGCCCCTCTCCTTGTCCTCTGACCTCCCAGTTTTTCAAGGCCTGGCAGGCTCCTTCCTCATCCCTCCTATGATGGAATGAGGGGCTGTACGAGTTTGTCCCCTTCCACCCTACCATCATAAACAGGTCAGTGACACTCACCAAAAGAGCAGTCCTGCACCATGCACTCTTGGACAAGCTGGTTTAGGCCAACCTGCACATAGCACCAGGGCCTTCTCTGGTTGTCTGGGTTCCTAGCAACACAGAGTGGAAGGGGGTGTCATACCAACCCAGAATGCCTTTCCTGCATCCTCCCCTGCAGGGAAGACTCAACTAGAGGCCTTGCTTTTCTCATGCTGTGGCCAGCACTCTGGAAGCAGAAGGGGATGGTAACAAGGGTTTCTGTGAGGCCATGGGGAGGGTCCTTGCTGCCCCCACCTCACCTGCAGTAATTGTGTTTCCCCAGGCCCAGCTGAAGGGCATCAGGTCTGTGGGCATGATATGTTTTCATAAGGACTGCGGGAGAGTTCCACTccaggcagggccggcccctgatgtcAGTTTTGGCCTTCCCTCGGTAAGAGCGACCATTCCCCTCATAACAGGTTTTTGATGTATCTACAGAAGAATGTGAGGATgagaaaatattagaataaggAGGAAGTTCAGACAGGCATTTTAGAGATCCTgccaaacaccgcatgatttaaACCTTGGCAGAAGACACTAGAAAAGTGTCTCCTTCCATCTCCATCTCACATTTGTGCAGCCACAGATTCATGAGACAGTGTGTGTTTATGTTTGACTGTGTACATCACATAGGGATGAAGATGTCCCCCACTCCACCTCCAGCTCTTAACTCCTGCCTGCTCTTGCATCCCACCCATCTCTCCCTGCCACAAAATCTCTggtgccccctcctccccacttagAATCAGGATCCCCATACCTATTTCACAGTGTTCCCCTTGGAATTTCTTTGGGCAGTTGCACCGCTGAATGTTGGAGAAGAACTTGTAGGACACACATGTTCCTCCATTCAGACAGCCACAGTTTGCTGCAGAGCACAAAGGTGGGGGGTAAGCAAGGAGTGTGGGAAGAAGCAAGGGGGAAGCCAGCCCTGCAGCAGGGTCAGGGAGGGGCTGCCCCCTGAGTCTTTTTCAAGATGTCTGTGCAGCCAGATATTATGCAAGGGGTGGATACTCACATGCACTGGACGCTCCATGAAGTTTATGGCTGCCCtggaagagaggggaggggagggggaaagtTCACTGAAGGTCCCACGCTCCTGGGATTCCAGGGTGTGGATAAACTGGCCCCAATCCCAAAACTCACCCTTCCCACCAGctccctctctcctcactctGTTCATATCTAACTGGCCCTCAAATGGAAGATCATAGATTTCCAGCAGGGAGAAATGGATTGACTCAAGCAAGCTTCACATATCAGGTGCCAGCAGGCTGGGGCAGTCCCTGCGGTTTTTCCTCCTTTGCCGGCAAGTGAGAACTCCCTTGGTTCTCAAGGCCCCCATTGCCACACTTGTCCTATTTTCCTGGGAGGGTCTGGCCCTGCTGTTCATGGAATTCGGAGGACTCCAGTTCCCTATGCAGCCCCTTCCTTCCCCTGGCGCTGTTCAGGGGTTCAGCAAACCCCGCCGCCATAAGTCAAAGCAGAGAAGCCACTCACTTCAGAGTCGCTCACGACCAGGACACAGAGGAGCAGGCAAGCCAGCAGGACTCTCATGGTGGCGAGGCTGAGGCTCTAGACAGCGGCTctgcaaggaaaggagaagtcagGGGAAGAAGCGGAGGAGCGAGAAAGCGGCCCGGGTGGTTACTGCAGTTCAGGGCAGAAGCCCCTAGGTCCCCTGTGAGGCGAGCCCGCGGTGACCAGGCTCCCCAGGCCCGGCCGTCTTTCCTTTCTCGGGCCTCAGGGGTCCCGGCGCAGCCTGGACCGGCATCCGGGGGGAGACGCATGGACACGGGGAGCGGTGACTCAGCCGCGGCCGCAGCCGAGCCGGAGCAGCCGGGGTAGGGGGAAGGGAAGCCAGCGGACGGGGCCGCCGCGCATTCGCCCCGCGCTCCTAGGGCGGCGCGCACTCACCGGCGGCTGTGGCAGGAGGGCTGCGGAGCCGGGATGGCGGGCACAGGTTGACACTGACACTTAGCCGGGCTCCGGGGCTCCAGTCTCTGCGCTGTGCTGCTAGCCAGCTGCGCGGACTCTATATTAGGACTCGCCCCAGCCTGGCCCCGCCCCAGCCCAGGATCGCCCTTTccactcccttccctccccttcccggAGCCCGCCCCGCGACCTGGACCCCGCGTGCTTCCCCAGCCATGACTGAGAGTGTGGGGCAGCGTGGTCCCCAGGGGAGGAGACATGCGAGGTCTGAATTGTGGGATCTAGAGGCATCTAAATTCGCAGCCCGCTCATCCCAGCTCATCCCATTCATCTGGCCTGGGCCCCGCCCCAGTGCCAGGCCCCGAGGTGCAGAGAGGAGAGGCGCTGCCGGGACTTTGTCCCGGTACAGCTCTGATACCTCCTCCAGGATCCCCTAAATCAGCTGTTCTCCAGCCTTTTCACACTCGACCGCCAACTGCCTGGGAGACTGATTCAGACCCCTGGATATATAGGGGCAGGGTCCGCAGCTCATATAGCTATGAGTTCTCTTTCTCAACGTGAAAATGCACGTGACACGCACTCGCTGAAACACAGACAAAAAACCTGCTAACAGGGGCTGCTTCTGTCGAGTGCCGGCTCCCCTCAAATCTTCAACACAACCAGCGGATAAGACAAAGCTGAGTTTATTGCTTACTGAATTTAGGGATTTTGGTAGTGGGGAACGAGAGAGGGGAGGTAAGGTCGGATTTCATGGAGAATTTGCAGTTTGTTTTAAGGGTGGTCTTTGAAAGTGAGGGCCTGATAAGGATTGGATAAGGATCATGATATAATATTGTAGGATTGTGAGAACGAGGTCTTAGGGCACAAACTGTTGATGCTTTCTGTTGAAGTGTTGATGGGTCTTTCAGGAAGTTCCTACAATGAACAATCCATCTATTTGCTTGGGCTGGAGTATAGTTAGTTGATAAAGACAATGGAATAGTAAAGCCTTATTAATGTATACAGTAAACTGTGGAGGGGTAGGAAGTTCTGTTTTCACCTCTGAAGAGAGGAATTGGGGAACTGGAGGACAAAAATGAGAAGATTTGTTTTTCACTGTATGCCCTTTTAcgctatttaaatttttgaaaacacaTCCTTATATCACCCATTCCAAAAAGATGATTACAGAGTTCTGAATGCACATGTATTTAGTATTCTACTTCATCATACAGCCTTGTTTCTAATAAGGTTAAATAATTGCTTATCAAATAAGGTGGGCCTCCAGAAAGACAGACCATGTGTAAAGGACTCTACCCGTTCTTCCTGCCTGATGGTGAGCGCACACACTTGTGTACacaagcacatgcacacacacatgcacacgcacatatCCCTCAGGCACAGTTGAAGGAGCACAGCAGGGACTCCAAGGTTGGGTCACCCGCATCCCTTTCCCCTAGTGTTGGAACCAGGGCTTGGGGTCAATTCCACCTAGCAGGGCTGTCTCCCCTAatgggagaggagggggctgaGTCCCTATAACTCTCTAGAGGTTCAAGGCCAGGCCCAAGGCTTGGTCCCTCTCCCCACCTAGGCCTACAGCATTTTGCTGCCTAGCAAACCTGGACTGGGTCTGGGACCACTTGAATGgggcaggacaagggcagggagagtgccaggaaggtaggaaggaggaAAGACTCTTTGCTCTGCTCCAGCCCAAGGTCTCAGGATGCCAGTCTCTGCCTGGGGAAAGTGCAAGTTAACTTTCCAGCTGTCACGAGGCAGGTGACCCATAGTCCTCCAGAGAGAGCTTTTCTGTGCCCGGCTGAGCTGCCAGCCTCCCCAGGGATGGACTAAGTCAGAGGAGCTACAGGCCTCGGAGCTGGCCTCACTACTTCCTCTAGAAGACCGGGACATGTTTTGTTTAGATTTAGAATACATTAATTGTAAATAAACATGATCAAAATGTAAACAGAGATGTTGCAGCCTGAGGACTTACCCTGAAACTCTTAGGTTAGTTATCAGGAAATTCCCAGCAAACTGTCTCGTGAATCACACAGCTCCCCAGCAGCTCTCATGACTCCAGATTACTTGGCTGGAGGCTGTCATGCTGAATCTCAAGAGTAGGATGACCTCATTTCCTCCCTGTCAAAGAGGCTTGGAGACCGTTATGCAGCGTGAcatcctcttccccctccttccccctGCTGCCTCTTCACCTGGTTGAACAATCCTAGAGCCTCTAACTCTTCACAGAACTTCCTTTTCACTCTGTGATCTTTGGCGCTCTCTGAAATCTCTGTGTCTGTCCTTTGGTGCACAGTCTGTGCTAGTCTTTCGGTTCTTGGAGGGCATAGACCACATCTTAAATACCTTTGTCTCTCCCTCAGCACTTGGTGTGTGCCTTGTTCACGCAGGTGCTTTATTATAAATGAATCAGGAACAAGTGGAAACAGAGAGCTTTGGGGCACCCCAGAAGTTTCCcgcctctctctgtctttttttccttgccaTAAAAAATAGTACCGGCATCGTTTCTGTCTTGTGCTAAAAAGCACTTTGATATAAACTATTCTCCTTTAAACTCACAACTTCTTTGTGATGTAGCTGAgaattgttattcccattttgcagatgaggacaatGAGGTGGACAGAAGATACACAGTTGACGAGCGGCAAAGCCAGCACCCAGATTTTCATTCCATTGCTCTatgcctccctgcctccacaaGAGAGAGGTACAAGACAGAATGCTGTGAAGAGATGGGCCAGATGATGTAAGATGTTCCAGCTCGGAGAGCCATCTTACTGGCTTTTGAGAACTTCCAGAAACACTCCTCAGGCTATGGGCTCTGAGCTCCTGGGAGGGCCTTGCTGTAATATGAGTTACTTGCTCATCTGAGTTGCAGGACCTAACTTGGTGGTCTAGGCTATCTGAAGTTTCTATCAAGGATAAAAGAATAAGGAACTGAATgtgtatgatttcattctttcCTGACTCCCAGAGTAAAGCCACCAGCTCCCTGCCTCTGTGTCTCAGGAGTCCAGATCTCCTGAGTCAGCAGAGACTAATGGAGGGGCCCCCTTTCCTGAAGCTGTTCATAAAGGGGCAGGCAGATGCCAGATGTGCAAGGGGACCAGGATGTCCGAACTTGGCCCTGAGACTGTGTCCAGGTAACTGGGCTCCTGAAGGGCTATTTTCTGACCAGCAGAACCCCAAAGGAAGTTCACGTCAAGTCGTAGGATGTATTCCTGGATTGCTGTACCAAGAAGGTTCAGCTTGGGTATAGAAAGAGCACAGTGTCTAGCCTCAGGTCTGACACATCTAAGTTGAATGACCTTAGGCAAGACACTTAACTCTCTTGGTCTCAGTTCTCCAACCATAAAATGAGGCAATGCCTGCCCTGCCTGTGCCTCACTTTGAGGACTGAATGAGATCATGCTTGTGTGTGAAAGCATTCATTCACCCcattattcattcatccagtaTTTATCACggatctactgtgtgccaggcacagatctAGACGCTAGAGATAGGACGAACTTTGGAAACTATAATTCCTACCCTGAGTGCCTCCCTTGCCTTCCTGACTATGGCTGTACCAGCCCAGAAGACCACGCCATTCTGGAATCCATCCCAGAATTCCAGCCAAGTGGGGATGCTATGTCCTTAGCTAGCAGTTCCCAGCAACTGGCCAGCTGCATGTGCTGCTCGCCCCCACAGCCCTAACTCCCACTTCCTCCCACTCCTCTCTGTTGTCTGCGGCCTGaagctcttctctctttcttacacGGGGGCAGATGGACTCCTCTGCAGTTCTGGGAAGGAGATGCTAATTGCTGATCACATAGCTTCCTTGGATCTGAAGACTCCTTCTCCCTGCGTGTTTAGTGTTAAGGGCAAAGATGCTGTCGTCACAGCAGGCACTGAAAGCCACGTCTTGGGACCGTAACATGATAGGGGAGGTGCTGGAACTTCTAGGCCCCCAGTGGCCTGTGGAAAGAGTGGGGCGGGGAAGCCACATTCTTGCTTCCTTACTCATGGAAAGCAAAGAGCCCAGGGGCTGCACCCTGAGGTTATACTTTGTCGTCAGTAGCACTATGAACAGAGGGACCAAGTTGGTCCCTCCAACTTCAGCCTATGACCCCCTACCCTTCCTCGCCCTTTCCTGCTTCACCATCTCTGGCCCAATTCCTAGCCCCACCCAGGCCAGTCAGCTCAGACTTCTGCATGAATATTTTGAGCCTTGgtcaaattttttctttgtctctaacTTAAACCCAGTTACTTCCTAAGTCAAGAACTTATTGCCTTCAAGGAGTGTTGGTCATGGCTTTCCAGACCTTCTGGATTCTGActccctcaccaggaaccaaagcTAGGCCCTGGTCCTAGAACTTCTGCTTAGAGCCCAGGTTACCATGTTAGATGGCAATGGCTGCTTAACTGGAAGCTAAGTGGGATACGGAGGAACAGAGGGCTGGGATGGGAAACCAGAAACTGGTGGGTTTGCCGAAAACTGCCAAAAAGTCAATGACGTTTAGAGAAATAAATGCAGCCGGGAGCTGATATACTCAAAAATATTGTTCAGAAGAAAACCAAGATAA
This genomic stretch from Diceros bicornis minor isolate mBicDic1 chromosome 6, mDicBic1.mat.cur, whole genome shotgun sequence harbors:
- the PLAU gene encoding urokinase-type plasminogen activator, which encodes MRVLLACLLLCVLVVSDSEGSHKLHGASSASNCGCLNGGTCVSYKFFSNIQRCNCPKKFQGEHCEIDTSKTCYEGNGRSYRGKAKTDIRGRPCLEWNSPAVLMKTYHAHRPDALQLGLGKHNYCRNPDNQRRPWCYVQVGLNQLVQECMVQDCSFGKSTPSPPEKAEFQCGQKALRPRFKIVGGEFTTIENQPWFAAIYKRHRGGSVTYLCGGSLISPCWVVSATHCFINHPKKEDYTVYLGRSSLNSETPGEMKFEVEKLILHEGYSADTLAHHNDIALLKISSSSGQCAQPSRSIQTICLPPPYGDDHFGTNCEITGFGKETSTGYLYPEQLKMTVVKLVSHQECQQPHYYGSEVTTKMLCAADPHWETDSCQGDSGGPLVCPIQGRLTLTGIVSWGRGCAMKDKPGVYTRISRFLPWIRTHTEEENDLAL